AGTgagtgaaagtgttttattactctttttggattgaaataatatttcagTCATTTTACATAttgaaaatatataataaGTCACACCAACAGTATTAGGTCAAACcaaaaagagtgataaaacacttATATTCACTCCTGAGCGAGTTTCTActcggcacagagagtgagagtgagtataacagcaaaagagtggtaaaaggAGTCATGAAAACACTTAGTGCTGAataatattcattcactcCCTCTAGTTTCtcaactcactcactcactcttactcattGTGCACATCTCTAATCGGAACGGAATGGAAGAGTGAAATATGTTGAACCCGTTGTCATTCGCTCCATGTAAGGAGCGGAGCCGGAGCGTTTCCTTTCAAatcgttgaataaaaaatttagatataattattaataatacaTTTAGTGTAAAGGTTAAAACTataactaaaataaaattggaTGAAATTTCCAAAGAGCACTGCCTTAAATGACAATCCCCTCAAGGGTTAAAAGGTGCACCGGGCGGCCTGCAGTTGCTCATTTGCATGCATTGTGTTCGCACCGTActggatgtgtgtttttttttgcgggtcTGCACAAAGGCTGCCAATGCAAATACGTTCGATGTGGTTTCTTTTACGCCTTTTCCACTTTCAGATGGTCGCTGAATGGCCACAACTTagctttgtgtgtgcgtggacCAACGAGGTGAACAAATCCCGCCTGCATACGAGTGATTTCCTCTGTCGCGTTCATGACAGCACTAGAGTGATTCATCTCGTTCTAAAGCTAACGTGATGTGCCTCGGTGTTCTTCTTCGTGCAACTTAAGATTGCGGTGCATTCCGGTAAATGTTTTGCAGCCCAACTCTTCACTGCAGAAGAGCATATATATCGCAGCACCGCGGCAAATGGTCAGGTTAAGCACCCTTCTAGCAGCAGTCATCTGTTAACGGATAACCTACGGTTGCAAACGTTTGAAGttcattgaaatttaaacCCCTCGTAACCATCACTGCAAGCTGCCATGGTATGCGAATTTTTTGtgtgcacgcacacacggccATACTGCTGTACTGCATGAACAGTGCAAGCGTGCACTTCAATGCTTTGCACCGCTTGCAAATGCGTTTACCAGTGCAGTTTTCGCTTTCGATTTCGCTAGCATTTTtgcagaagtttttttttgccactggTGTGGATCGGTTGCTGCGCCATGGGGGGTTGAAGTTGTATTTCGGTGCAATTTTTGTGCCCACCGCACGATTTCCAAGCGTACCGTGTGCCAGCGGTCGGTCttgaacaaatgaaaactgGTTGCTGCGTAAGCGTTTGCGAAATGTGTGATTCACATGATTAACGATCCGGTCCTATGTTGTGGTCGATCTATCAGCCTAAGATTGCTGGGGCtggtttaataaattaaaactaaagaTTTGTGTTTGAAGTATATGATTCGCATGAAGTTAAAAAGTGCTAGAAGTTTTCAAAACGATTGATCTAATAAAGAAAGAATGTGGCAATGAATCATTACGTACTTGTACAGCTTTGTCTGGCTCCAACCGTATTATCTTTCATCATCCCATTTCGCTGaataaggaaagaaaacagtaTGTACGCTTCTGTTCTTTAGCGGCCAATTGGTTGCAGCCGGGAAATGATTGTTGATAATCTTCTTTGTCCCCATGGCAAATCTCATCCGCTTGCTCGTTTTGTGAGGAAGAAATATAATCTTTCGAAGCGACAAAAGCATAAACACACGCGATGTGGTATTTCCATAGGAATTACTCAGAGACGCTCCATAACAATGCAAATCAAACCATGCCTTGCCAGAACAGCAAACCGTTGCTTACCGAATTTATGACGCTGTTGGTTAAATGGGAATATTTGggcatttaattaaacaatatcAACTACTCTTGCAGATAACAGTGTACTTCACATCCGTCCAGATAAATACGAGCCAGATCAGATCAATGCTTCATCGGGCGGATCAAATTGCATCATCTGGCGCCCAGCACAACGAAATCCAGAACCGGCCAAATTTGATTGTTACCAGTAAACCTTTATGACTAGcagtctgttttgtttgttttcattagcGACTTAACTAAATTTAGTGCAGAATTAGTTTCgcttgaagattttttttttattcaataagaacggccaggccgtattgctttcGCTTGAAGATTACTGTACAGACAAAAGTAATCTTAAATGCCCGTCAGTCGTACGGAAAAGAATCCTTCGGCACTTCTTTAATTCACcaacaaatataataaatcccCGACTGCAAGTTCATAAACGGCATCAAAATGTTCAACCGGCTACGAATGCGCAAGGAGAAGCCGTCGAAATCGGAAACGATTTCCACGACCAACACCACCGTCATACAGGATGCTGCAAAGGACAATAAAAAGCTAATCCTGGACAATAGCCGCTGGGAGGCAAGTTTGTTTGAGAGTGCATGACATTTTTACAACTACATTTTTGGAATTGAAATGACAATGTTTGGCTTTCCTTGCGATTAAAATTGATATTGCTGTATGCCACGGCCACTTAATATCATCTTTataatcttttttgttttgtttcacttacAGAGACGCCTCCAGAAGGAACTGATGTCTTTAATAAAGGAACCCCCGCCAGGCGTGTCGGTGGATGAGGAAAGTGTCAGCCAAAACCTAACCCAGTAAGTATGGCATTCTGCCGATAGTGTTTTACACCCTCACGAGATGATGATAACAAATGTAACTTCGTTTTGTTCCAGGTGGATAATAAACATAGACGGTGTGGAAGGAACACTGTACGAGGGTGAACATTTTCAGTTGCTATTCAAATTCAACAACAAATATCCGTTCGATTCGCCGGAGGTAAGTATCTGCGTTTTGCGATGATCGCCGAACCGCTCGCTTTTATGCTACCCGTTTCGTTTTAGGTTACTTTTATAGGCTCAAATATACCCATTCACCCGCACGTCTACTCGAATGGTCACATATGTCTTTCGATCCTAACGGATGACTGGTAAGTGGAGAGTAAAACTGGTTAATCATACTGCCGATAGTGATGTTTCTCACTTCTACTAACCGTAGGTCGCCAGCGTTGTCAGTACAATCAGTGTGTCTTAGTATATCATCGATGTTGAGCAGCTGTCGAGAGAAAAGACGACCACCAGACAATGGTATATACGTGAAGACATGTAACAAAAATCCCAAGAAAACTAAATGGTGGTACCACGGTAAGCTAGACATCACTGACAATGGACCCGCTTGGAGAAACGGTAACGATGTATGGTTTCCATATTTCACAGATGATTCCGTGTAGGAAGGCGCCAGGCGTGAGGCGTGTAGGAAGGAAGTGGCATAAATGACGCAACGACTGGAGGTTGACAGGGAGTTCCGATGTAGCCGATTCTAATACTGAGTTTGGTTGTATTTTTCCGCACACTCCCACTTAAAAACACGTCAAAAAACCCAACCAGTCGTCTATTCTGTATCTTGAATGTGgttataatttgatttgagAGCACTGTAggtaaattttcttcattataTTCTCGTTCACTGGAGCGTAGCGCAGATGTAGAGTGAGTACAGTTTTTACCATGATTCTCCTCTGGTTTGTAAGAGATTTGTAACATATGTCGGGAATAATACCATTGCGATCGTCCCCCCAAAAAGCTTACCAGCAGCTTATTAAGGAATAAAGCGCTTAAAAATCCAAGCTGTCGATACAAACAATACTGTTGCTTTACGGATTACCGACTGGTGCAGCTGGTAAATATTGAGTTATGTTTATTCTCTATGACTTTACTTCTGACGTGCAACAGTTTCAGATAATAGTAAGCCTCAATGCAAAGCTGTGTCCTTTCCGCGATCGATGCTTTCGTTTGCTCCCACCTATATAAGCTAAAGTAGTAGAGAGTGTGGAATAGGACAAGAAACAAACTATTCAATCGGTCTTAACAAGTCCGACcgacgaaaaagtgatatgaagtgaaagatgcaaaaaaaacacacacacacgcaaacaaaaaccttacATAAACAGCACGACTGCACGATATAAGTAGGGTTAGCGCAagagcaaaacagcaaacaaaaaatcgatcagATGTAGTCTGTTTAACGCCGTAGTATTGGTAGCATAATATTCCTGCGAAtgcttaaatattattttgatttatttattattactttcCTATTTGTGGCACATCTGGTTCGAAAGATAATGCCACGTCTCTTGTCAAATAAGAGAACAAAGAAACCAGTCAATAATCTTAGgcttaacaataattttagtTCATACTTAGTGTTACGAGCGGAAGCGATCCTTCGCACACGAAAGAGAGTGGAATCCGTTGAAACCATAATTCTATAAGCGAAGGCGCGTGCAAAAGGCTTTTATAGCTGGCAGCAGTTTTATTAATACCGTCCGTCCCAGTGTGTCTGGGAAAGCGGACCCGTATATGTTACGCCTAAGGATGAAAAGCCTTTTTGAAAGCAGAaaatgcagaagaaaaaaacaaaacagtttaaaacaacaaaaaacaacccgtTTTGATGATTGTGTTCAAGTTTGGTTTCTGTCACGGGAGGGTTTCGCCacgaagcaaagcaaactatatataaacaaaacaaataaacagatGAATAGTTGCCGGAGTAAACTAAGAACGtttagataaaacaaaacaaatgcaaatacaCCAAATATCAAAATTAATCTGCAAACATTCCTTCTAGCTCTCACCAGTAGACAGCTggcacgaaaaagaaaaagataacaaaagcATACTTGAGcataaatgcaaaaataacgaatacgaggaaaaacaaaacaaatggctAAATGATAGCGTcgttgtgttttaattttacttaccGGGCGTATGAGGTGACGAGGTTAGACACGTAGCATGTAGTATGaaataaatgattaaattaaacatgtGCCAGCGGTGTgagcgtgtgtatgtatgtgggCGCGCGCGTCTTCTCGGTCGACCAGCGTATgtgcgtatgtatgtgtgtgtatgtggaaaAGCTAAGCTTAGAAACAGGAGGATGGATAGCAggtatggttttctttttggatgCTAGACACCGAGACGCGCATTACATTCTCTGGTACGTAAACGCATTCGAAGTGCCATGAGAATGTTTGCTGCGCGAAATCAGCAACCCCATTCGAACGGGATGTGTAGAAGAAAAATGGTACGAAATAAATGTGACGTGAAAGTAAATAGTCATTCGCCAGTACCGCTTGATGGAAATATCCAAAATCGTGgtgaatggaaagaaagatGTTTCTCATAAGGGTCCATAAGGGTCCCCCTTCTGTATACGACATTTGTATTTGATAAATAACGTTCGATTGAATCTTATATCAAGGGATAGAAAAAGCATGGTAATACTTCGTAAGAGATATACTATCATAGAATACACTAAAGTAGTGCAGGTTTAATCTACGACGGATAAGTCCGATAATTGCTATGACTCTGGTAACACGAGAATCTTCTAGTGGCTCTTTAGATCAGTTTGCATCACCAAACTAGAGCTTCCAAGAAGGGTGGACGACTCTGGTCGATATGCAGGAAATGGTGACATTCAGTGAATTTCTTACCTATGGTGGATTCAACTTTGACAATTATCTATTTTGAAAACTCCTCTTATTGGGATACAAAATCGATGTCTGTTGTTATCTAAGCTGCTGGATCAATTGGAACTTGCAGCCCATGCAGTTTCTATGCAGAATTCGCCAAATTGGACTCTGCGAGAATTTCTGAAGTTTGTATGCTTTGCACTGAAGAAACgcaattcaaaaattgatagGACATCCGGAGATTCTCCCGTTCGGAATGAAAGGAGGACAGTTCCTGCTACTATGTGAAATACTTGATTTTCGAATATAATTGATTTCCTCTATGGCTATGATTTCGAAATCGGATGATAAAGGAAAGAATTTACAGAATTTTCAAGCATCCTCCATTTAGCTGGAGAGTCGTATcattttttctattgtttcgtttttatttcattatttattcattatttattgtgtACCTCCTGTACATTAAAACTTAACTATAAATAATAACTTCATTCGCTACAATCGTTCTTCGTACACTGTTTCATCGTTATCCTCATCACTGTGATGCTCTTCCACCTCTATCCGTTCGACGATTTCGTTAAATTTAACGTTTTTCGGTTCGCTGACCGTTTCCTGAGCCGATGTTCCGAAAATGGCAGCACCATACTCGTCTTCTTCATCCAACCGGTCGGTTAAAGATCGTGCCAGCCGGTTGTTGTCCATGTTGGTATCTTCGGACTCTGCCAAAATGTGTAGTACAAAGTGTTATATTCTTACATGCTTAATGTCACCTTCTTCATCTCACCACTTCTTCACGTACCTTGCATCGTAATACCGACAATGTTGATCGATATTTTCCGATCGTCGATCATCTCCGGATCAGCGATCGGGTTCTTCTTGCCGCCTGACGTAGCTGGACTTGATGGTGGAGTAGTGTCAAAGTCGTTTTCAAGCTGCACTATATCAGAGGGGTTGCTCTCGGTTCCTTTCGATAATGGTCTCACGTACCGTAGGTATAGTATAGTGATAACGGTTAAGCTGATGAGAAGCAGTCCTCCCAGCACCGAAGTCGAAGCTATTAGGCCACTGTTACTGGAGCGACCCATTAAGTCTTCCGGACAGTTGGGTGTCGAAGGACAGGAAGGATCCGTACTATTGCCATAGCAAACGGCATTATTGAACGAAGTTATTGCTGAGGCTGCAATGCTAGGGAAGACGGCCCTTATAGCGCTGCAAATTGAATTACAATCAGTTTTACAAAAATACGTTAAAACtaatcatcttttttttctaacagtATTGCTTACTTTCGTATGTCGTCCGTGTTCAGCAGCTGATTGTCGTCGTTCAGAGCGTAAACAACCAAACGCATAGTACTTGTCGAGGCTCCTATATCGCGTGCAGCCGCAGAACGGCTAACGCGAACACTTGTGGTCTCTGTTTCTGGAATATAAGCTTGACGAAGTACCTTCAGGTGGAAATCACGCTGAACATTTACTTGCTCGACTATATCCTGTACGGTGTCTTCGTCGGCTGTTGTTACCGTTACAAACGCTATGTGATTCTCATTAAGCCGATGTACAGCCAGCTCAAATTGACTAATTCGTCCGTCTAGGGCGCCGTCCCGATCCGTAGCCAGTACCGTTAGCTCAATGCGATTCGAGTCTCGCAGAGCATCTTTCGTCGGTTCAATCGTGCCAGTTTCGGGGTTTATCATAAAGTGCACATTCTCACTCAAGCTGTATCTTATTTTCGCATTCAAACCTTCGTCCGCATCAGTAGTTTTGACAGTTATCAACCCAGAGAGCATCAGCCGGTTCGCTAAGGATGGTTCGGGAAACCCAAGATGTACTGCGTTTCCCGATAAGATTGTTGGTTCTACGAAGACGGGATCGTTGTCGTTAATGTCATCCACGACTATGGTCACAATTGTGACATCGGACGCGTAGTTAATTGTGTCCGTTTCAATGAGCGATCGTTTCACCAGTGATCGTCGATCGCGTTCACGTGCTTCGTCCGTCTCGAGACAATTCAACCGCATCACCAGTTTGAACTGTGGTATTTGCATATCTCCGAACAACTCTTCATCTTCCCGATCGAAACTTCTTGAACCGAGCCAGTTTGTTACCGGATCGATGTAAAAGTAAGGCTGTTGGTTATCAGTGGGATATTCACTGACCAGTTCGTACGTACAAGATGGGTTTAACTGTGCAGACAAAATGGACGAATACGGTCGCTCTTCTTCCAGATGCTGCACTATCAGTAGTTGATCGACGGTGGATTGCTTATCACCTTCGGTACACTCGAACCGATTCAGTACATCTAGCCAAACCTTTGCCGTGGCCTTCTTGCCTGCTGCTGGGTTCGTCGCGTGCACTAGGAACTGATACACGTTCGGTATGATTGGATTAGCAATCATTAGCAGTCCTTCGCGTGTTATAGTGAGTTGCGATTGTAAGTAACCTGAAGGCAGACATTGAGAGTATCGTGAATATAAGTCTACATATGCCATTCATTTGCAATTTCAACTTCAATCATAATTTATAGTGCGATTTATGGTTAAAATTCTAAAGTTCCTTTTCCACTTCAGTATTTAATAGAATATGTTAAGTATAGATAGTATAGCCTATCAAAAAACTCTCTAATGTTTGTGTCTAAGCGTCTAAGCGAGATAGGAAATATAATCcttttcaatgtttaaaatagtttagtcttagttttaaacgaaataaatacAACAGTGCACGTAAATGCAATATAAACGATACTCACCGTCCTCTACGTCTAAGCTATGCTGAATTACGGCCGTTGGGTCCTTCGCTGTAGCGGTCACTGAACCAACTGGACCGGTAGTATCGCTCCGTAATTGAAATCGGAAATTGCCATACGCAAATACAGGCACATCGTCCTGGACGCCGCCTGTTGTGCAGTTATAGCAACTGGAACAGTCAACCACCGGTGGTAAGGGAATGCAAGGTGCTGCAATCAAGTGAAGGCAAAAATGATTAGAAAACGAGCTTGGTAGAGTACTGGCAAAATACAGCTCTTACTTCCTTCGGGAACCATAAGCGTTACTGAGCACGTACTCCAGATGTCATCAGAAGCTTTGGCTAACAGCACAAGTCGTACCATCTCCAGACCCTGAAAGTCACTAGCCGAAATTGAGCGGGAAAGCTTCAGCTGGATGCTTCGACCGTTCTGTTCCAGCGacagaaaatcaacattgGACTCGATCACCGACACAAGCATTCCGTTTGAGTAGCTGGCTTGCGTTATCTCTATCGCATCGGCCAACGATAAGCGGAGATCCTCACCGAAAGAACCGGTGTAGATGTGTTTGGAAAACTGAGGCACTGGAAGCTGACGATTAATCATCACGATGGAGTCGACTGCACTACCGGTCGGGTTTTTAAGCGTAACTCTGAATTTGAAAGTGGTTCTGGACTGCTGTTCGTCGGGAATCGATTCCTTTAgactaaatttaaacaaatcgtCAACTAACGATGCGTCAAACAGCTGATAGTCATCCCCGACTAGATTCCACTGATAGCCCGGTACCGTGCTGTCGGCCACTATCCTCAATTCTGACCCCTCCAAAAACTGCACCTCACGTTCACCGGCCGCAATGTACCCGTGGGCCGAAGATTGGGCAAATTGCGGTTGCCGCAGCTGTTCAATCTCTACTGTAACAAATGATGTAGACGTTTCGCTGCCAGGATTTGTAGCTTGCACGTACACGCTTAGATAGTGCTTCGATACTAACTCGTCCCAGTTGAGGGAATCGTCTCGAATCTTCAGATCTATCGTGGGCCCATCTCTGGAGATGGTAAACAGTCCAGCATCAGT
This Anopheles marshallii chromosome 3, idAnoMarsDA_429_01, whole genome shotgun sequence DNA region includes the following protein-coding sequences:
- the LOC128712701 gene encoding ubiquitin-conjugating enzyme E2 W, whose translation is MFNRLRMRKEKPSKSETISTTNTTVIQDAAKDNKKLILDNSRWERRLQKELMSLIKEPPPGVSVDEESVSQNLTQWIINIDGVEGTLYEGEHFQLLFKFNNKYPFDSPEVTFIGSNIPIHPHVYSNGHICLSILTDDWSPALSVQSVCLSISSMLSSCREKRRPPDNGIYVKTCNKNPKKTKWWYHDDSV